A genome region from Baekduia alba includes the following:
- a CDS encoding right-handed parallel beta-helix repeat-containing protein, whose translation MRLPTVPTLAVVIGSSVLALAAGSPAQAATTCDKVASTTGNDAAAGTVAAPLRSAQKLADTLAPGQTGCLRAGTYGQNVAVSRAQITLTSYPGEKAKVVGRFWIKQGADRVTVSNLLLDGANSSGLPSPTVNGNNDTFVGNDVSNEHTVICFNIGNDDGWGRAAGTVIRGNRIHDCGGPGTNRNHGIYVVAADNTQILDNVIYNNADRGVQLYPNAQGTVVRGNIITGNGEGVIFSGDGGTASSNSIVENNIISDSTIRTNVESWYPAGNPVGTNNVVRNNCIGSAAKGAYDTSGGGFTMGSNVSGDPKFVNRASTDFRLASGSPCLSALSASAAPAGLAAETPSSLASATPAAPVTPTPTPTPTPTPTPTPTPTPTPTPTPAPKPTPTPTTPPVTTKPTTPTSTTKPPVKRPVTHRKSKPKAKSASVKAKKSAAKKKAAARKSAAKKHAARR comes from the coding sequence GTGCGTCTCCCCACCGTTCCCACGCTCGCCGTCGTTATCGGCAGCTCAGTACTGGCGCTTGCTGCGGGCTCGCCCGCCCAGGCCGCAACCACCTGCGACAAGGTCGCGTCGACCACCGGCAACGACGCCGCGGCTGGGACCGTCGCCGCGCCGCTGCGCTCCGCGCAGAAGCTCGCCGACACGCTCGCGCCCGGTCAGACCGGCTGCCTGCGCGCCGGCACCTACGGCCAGAACGTCGCGGTGTCGCGTGCGCAGATCACGCTCACGTCCTACCCCGGCGAGAAGGCCAAGGTCGTCGGCCGCTTCTGGATCAAGCAGGGCGCCGACCGCGTGACGGTCTCGAACCTCCTGCTCGACGGCGCCAACAGCTCCGGGCTGCCCTCGCCGACGGTCAACGGCAACAACGACACGTTCGTCGGCAACGACGTCAGCAACGAGCACACGGTCATCTGCTTCAACATCGGCAACGACGACGGCTGGGGCCGCGCCGCCGGCACGGTCATCCGCGGCAACCGCATCCACGACTGCGGCGGCCCGGGCACGAACCGCAACCACGGCATCTACGTCGTGGCGGCCGACAACACGCAGATCCTCGACAACGTCATCTACAACAACGCCGACCGCGGCGTGCAGCTGTACCCCAACGCCCAGGGCACGGTCGTGCGCGGCAACATCATCACCGGCAACGGCGAGGGCGTCATCTTCTCCGGCGACGGCGGCACCGCGTCGAGCAACAGCATCGTCGAGAACAACATCATCTCGGACTCGACGATCCGCACCAACGTCGAGTCGTGGTACCCGGCCGGCAACCCCGTCGGCACCAACAACGTCGTCCGCAACAACTGCATCGGGTCGGCCGCCAAGGGCGCCTACGACACGAGCGGCGGCGGCTTCACGATGGGCAGCAACGTCAGCGGCGACCCGAAGTTCGTCAACCGGGCCAGCACGGACTTCCGCCTCGCATCGGGCAGCCCGTGCCTGTCGGCGCTGAGCGCGAGCGCCGCGCCGGCCGGCCTGGCCGCCGAGACGCCGAGCTCGCTGGCGAGTGCCACCCCGGCGGCCCCGGTCACGCCGACGCCGACGCCGACTCCCACGCCGACGCCGACGCCGACTCCCACGCCGACGCCGACGCCGACCCCCACGCCTGCGCCGAAGCCGACGCCGACCCCGACGACGCCGCCCGTCACGACCAAGCCCACGACGCCGACGTCGACGACCAAGCCGCCGGTCAAGCGCCCCGTGACGCACAGGAAGTCCAAGCCCAAGGCGAAGTCCGCCAGCGTCAAGGCGAAGAAGTCCGCCGCCAAGAAGAAGGCCGCGGCGAGGAAGTCCGCGGCCAAGAAGCACGCCGCCCGGCGCTAG
- a CDS encoding cellulase family glycosylhydrolase yields the protein MKITSSRPGQGRMLAGVVAAAALALAPAAHAAKPLGAQIDSVTASTPQARIANQVAAASAVHANTLRVEVDWSALEPHAQGAYDPDYLAKLDRTIQGAAQRGIKSLVFLDRSPCWASSAPRKPDCAARGSNTFEVTRYGPTDPQTYVQAATFLATRYGAALAAFEIWNEPDQSNEKYWAGPDKVKRYVALMKAVYAPLKQANPLLPVLAGSFVGTNGAWLKAMYAAGAKGSYDGLAVHFYDLPLLALKTTHAVQTANGDDKPLWLTEFGWTSCLRKGGPKFLADHPCVTLAQQARGVADVYRAVARTPWIAGATMYMLRDQSTAYQFGLLDRADKRKPSFTAARRALLHPRTGALTRPTARLRRSGRHLVLSGTGSVADMYVVRAYQGTTLRYRATLRTTGSGTYRLALPSVLGTSGLKVRIQSDWTGRSVTRRS from the coding sequence TTGAAGATCACGTCTTCCCGGCCCGGGCAGGGGCGCATGCTGGCCGGGGTCGTGGCAGCGGCCGCGCTCGCCCTCGCACCTGCCGCTCACGCCGCCAAGCCCCTGGGCGCGCAGATCGACAGCGTCACGGCGTCCACGCCGCAGGCGCGGATCGCCAACCAGGTCGCGGCGGCCTCCGCCGTGCACGCCAACACGCTGCGCGTGGAGGTCGACTGGAGCGCGCTGGAGCCGCACGCCCAGGGCGCCTACGACCCGGACTACCTGGCCAAGCTGGATCGCACGATCCAGGGCGCCGCGCAGCGCGGGATCAAGAGCCTCGTCTTCCTCGACCGCTCGCCCTGCTGGGCGTCGTCGGCGCCGCGGAAGCCCGACTGCGCCGCGCGCGGGTCGAACACCTTCGAGGTTACGCGCTACGGGCCCACCGATCCGCAGACCTACGTCCAGGCCGCGACGTTCCTGGCCACGCGCTACGGCGCCGCGCTCGCGGCGTTCGAGATCTGGAACGAGCCGGACCAGTCCAACGAGAAGTACTGGGCCGGCCCGGACAAGGTCAAGCGCTACGTCGCGCTGATGAAGGCGGTCTACGCGCCGCTCAAGCAGGCCAACCCGCTGCTGCCCGTGCTCGCCGGCTCGTTCGTCGGGACCAACGGCGCGTGGCTGAAGGCGATGTACGCCGCCGGCGCCAAGGGCTCCTACGACGGCCTCGCCGTGCACTTCTACGACTTGCCGCTGCTGGCGCTGAAGACCACGCACGCCGTCCAGACGGCGAACGGCGACGACAAGCCGCTGTGGCTGACCGAGTTCGGCTGGACGAGCTGCCTGCGCAAGGGCGGCCCCAAGTTCCTGGCCGACCATCCGTGCGTGACGCTCGCCCAGCAGGCGCGCGGGGTCGCCGACGTCTACCGCGCCGTTGCCCGGACCCCGTGGATCGCCGGGGCGACGATGTACATGCTGCGCGACCAGAGCACCGCCTACCAGTTCGGCCTGCTCGATCGTGCGGACAAGCGCAAGCCGTCGTTCACCGCGGCTCGCAGGGCCCTGCTCCATCCGCGGACCGGCGCGCTGACCCGGCCGACCGCGCGCCTGCGCCGCAGCGGCCGGCACCTGGTGCTGTCCGGGACCGGCTCGGTGGCCGACATGTACGTCGTCCGGGCCTACCAGGGCACGACGCTGCGCTACCGCGCGACGCTGCGGACGACCGGCAGCGGGACATACCGGCTGGCGCTGCCGAGCGTGCTCGGCACGAGTGGGCTGAAGGTCCGGATCCAGTCCGACTGGACCGGCCGCTCCGTGACGCGGCGCAGCTAG
- a CDS encoding polysaccharide deacetylase family protein: MSDLLVLCYHAVSPTWPAALSVTPEALDRQLGGLARRGYRGARFTDALRAPDAGRTVVVTFDDNYRSVLELAKPILDRYAMPGTLFVPTDWVDDPRPMRWPGIDRWLGTEHEDELHALGWDELAGLQRDGWEIGSHTRSHPHLTQVDDDAALREELEGSKATIEERLGVPCTSLAYPYGDADARVERATAAAGYEAAGTIPRKLPEPRPLAWPRAPIFHDDGPLRARIKLSPLARAVRASRAMAPLERARIALSRA, translated from the coding sequence GTGAGCGATCTTCTCGTCCTCTGCTACCACGCCGTGAGCCCGACCTGGCCGGCGGCGCTCTCGGTCACGCCCGAGGCGCTCGACCGCCAGCTCGGCGGTCTCGCGCGTCGCGGTTACCGCGGCGCGCGCTTCACCGACGCGCTCCGCGCCCCGGATGCCGGCCGGACCGTCGTCGTGACGTTCGACGACAACTACCGCTCGGTCCTGGAGCTCGCCAAGCCGATCCTCGACCGCTATGCGATGCCGGGCACGCTGTTCGTCCCGACCGACTGGGTCGACGATCCGCGGCCGATGCGCTGGCCGGGCATCGACCGCTGGCTCGGCACCGAGCACGAGGACGAGTTGCACGCGCTGGGCTGGGACGAGCTGGCCGGGCTGCAGCGCGACGGCTGGGAGATCGGCTCCCACACCCGCTCGCACCCGCACCTCACGCAGGTCGACGACGACGCGGCGCTGCGCGAGGAGCTGGAGGGGTCCAAGGCGACGATCGAGGAGCGCCTCGGCGTCCCGTGCACCTCGCTCGCCTATCCCTACGGCGACGCCGACGCGCGCGTCGAGCGCGCCACCGCCGCGGCCGGGTACGAGGCCGCCGGGACGATCCCACGCAAGCTTCCGGAGCCGCGCCCGCTGGCGTGGCCGCGCGCGCCGATCTTCCACGACGACGGGCCGTTGCGCGCGCGGATCAAGCTCTCGCCGCTGGCCCGGGCCGTCCGCGCCTCGCGCGCGATGGCGCCGCTCGAGCGCGCCCGCATCGCGCTCTCGCGGGCCTGA
- a CDS encoding tyrosine-protein phosphatase produces the protein MVDLHCHILPGLDDGPATLDDALELARATLAAGVTMVCATTHVSPTFPTQAAAIHEGVAQLRDALEQRGMPLTLRPGAEVALEMLAERDDDELAALRLGRGRFLLLEAPLTSRAGDAEPSVITAQERGFRVVLAHPERSPQFQQNPENLRRLAARGVLMSVTASSFSGRFGEPAAKLAELLLREGLVHDICSDMHDLAGRPPGIAGPIAESGDLGRLIAPHLGWFAEAMPRAILTGTRFPGAPLTEAFAESRVGRMRRRFRPGG, from the coding sequence GTGGTCGACCTCCATTGCCACATCCTGCCCGGCCTGGACGATGGCCCGGCCACGCTCGACGACGCTCTGGAGCTCGCCCGCGCGACGCTCGCGGCCGGCGTGACGATGGTCTGCGCGACCACCCACGTCTCGCCCACCTTCCCGACGCAGGCCGCGGCCATCCACGAGGGCGTCGCGCAACTGCGTGACGCGCTCGAGCAGCGCGGCATGCCCCTGACCCTGCGGCCCGGCGCGGAGGTGGCGCTGGAGATGCTGGCCGAGCGCGACGACGACGAGCTCGCCGCGCTGCGCCTCGGCCGTGGTCGCTTCCTGCTGCTGGAGGCGCCGCTCACCTCCCGCGCCGGCGACGCGGAGCCGTCGGTGATCACCGCCCAGGAGCGGGGCTTCCGCGTCGTGCTGGCCCACCCGGAGCGCAGCCCGCAGTTCCAGCAGAACCCCGAGAACCTGCGCCGCCTGGCGGCACGCGGCGTCCTGATGTCGGTGACCGCCAGCTCGTTCTCCGGGCGCTTCGGCGAACCCGCGGCCAAGCTCGCCGAGCTGCTGCTCCGCGAGGGCCTCGTGCACGACATCTGCAGCGACATGCATGACCTCGCCGGCCGGCCGCCCGGCATCGCGGGGCCGATCGCGGAGTCCGGGGACCTCGGGCGGCTCATCGCCCCGCACCTCGGCTGGTTCGCCGAGGCCATGCCCCGCGCGATCCTGACGGGCACCCGGTTCCCCGGCGCCCCGCTCACCGAGGCCTTCGCCGAGTCCCGGGTCGGCCGCATGCGCCGGCGCTTCAGGCCCGGCGGCTGA
- a CDS encoding glycosyltransferase, giving the protein MTLIDVVAEIGGAEVLAVELLRGLDPDAFRRTLVVYRRLEPGSRERESQERVVAGLRADGVRVVTLEGTSRYDVQSWRPFARLLRRGDVDVVHSHLFGPNLWAALWTRIAPRTAFVAHEHTWSYEGRPLRKLADRWVVAAASDAFLAVSEQDRRQMLEREHIPAAAIRVLPNGIAPPAAPVVDLRAQLGVPAGAPLIGSVGLLRPQKDFGTLIRAHATVVARHPEARLAILGDGEEGDALRSLVDELGLGDRVLLPGFQEGGAAAAAAFDVAVNSSTFEGSSLAIIEYMALGRPIVATSVGGTPDLLAGGAAGVLVEPRDPQAFGTAVADLLDDPARAQRLGARAQERQRAEYDVGVQVRRLEALYRELVSRRA; this is encoded by the coding sequence GTGACGCTCATCGACGTGGTCGCCGAGATCGGCGGTGCCGAGGTCCTCGCGGTCGAGCTGCTGCGCGGGCTGGACCCCGACGCGTTCCGGCGCACGCTGGTCGTCTACCGGCGCCTGGAGCCCGGCTCGCGCGAGCGCGAGAGCCAGGAGCGCGTCGTCGCCGGGCTGCGGGCGGACGGCGTGCGAGTCGTCACGCTGGAGGGCACCAGCCGCTACGACGTCCAGTCGTGGCGGCCGTTCGCGCGGCTGCTGCGCCGCGGCGACGTCGACGTCGTCCACTCGCACCTGTTCGGGCCGAACCTGTGGGCGGCGCTGTGGACGCGGATCGCGCCGCGCACGGCGTTCGTGGCCCACGAGCACACGTGGTCCTACGAGGGCCGGCCGCTGCGCAAGCTCGCCGACCGCTGGGTCGTCGCGGCCGCGTCCGACGCATTCCTCGCCGTCTCCGAGCAGGACCGCCGCCAGATGCTCGAGCGCGAGCACATCCCGGCCGCGGCGATCCGCGTGCTGCCCAACGGCATCGCGCCGCCGGCCGCGCCGGTGGTCGACCTCCGCGCCCAGCTCGGCGTCCCGGCCGGCGCGCCGCTGATCGGCAGCGTCGGGCTGCTGCGCCCGCAGAAGGACTTCGGCACGCTGATCCGCGCGCACGCCACGGTCGTGGCCCGCCACCCGGAGGCGCGGCTGGCGATCCTGGGCGACGGCGAGGAGGGCGACGCGCTGCGGAGCCTGGTCGACGAGCTCGGCCTCGGCGACCGCGTGCTGCTGCCCGGCTTCCAGGAGGGCGGCGCGGCGGCCGCCGCGGCGTTCGACGTCGCCGTCAACTCCTCGACGTTCGAGGGCTCGTCGCTCGCGATCATCGAGTACATGGCCTTGGGTCGCCCGATCGTCGCCACTTCCGTCGGCGGCACGCCCGACCTGCTGGCCGGCGGCGCGGCGGGCGTGCTCGTCGAGCCACGCGATCCGCAGGCGTTCGGGACGGCGGTCGCCGACCTGCTCGACGATCCCGCGCGCGCGCAGCGGCTCGGGGCGCGCGCGCAGGAGCGCCAGCGCGCCGAGTACGACGTCGGCGTCCAGGTCCGGCGCCTCGAGGCGCTGTACCGGGAGCTGGTCAGCCGCCGGGCCTGA